In the Gossypium raimondii isolate GPD5lz chromosome 9, ASM2569854v1, whole genome shotgun sequence genome, one interval contains:
- the LOC105800279 gene encoding vesicle-associated protein 1-2, with the protein MSTGDLLNIDPLELKFPFELRKQISCSLQLSNKTDNHVAFKVKTTNPKKYCVRPNTGIVLPRSTCEVIVTMQAQKEAPADMQCKDKFLLQSVKAPDGVTAKDITAEMFNREAGNVVEECKLRVVYVFSHQQTSPSQEGSELVPRGSISDNSEFVMAARTFMDQLDTQDKSPEAKALITKLTDEKNKAIQQNNKLRQELELLKRESSKSGGNLSFMFVALIGLIGLIMGYIMKRS; encoded by the exons ATGAGCACGGGCGACCTTCTTAACATCGATCCTTTAGAGCTCAAGTTTCCTT TTGAGCTGAGGAAACAGATCTCATGTTCTCTTCAATTGTCGAATAAAACTGATAATCATGTAGCTTTCAAG GTGAAAACAACAAATCCAAAAAAGTACTGTGTTCGTCCCAATACGGGGATCGTCTTGCCTCGATCTACATGCGAAGTTATAG TTACCATGCAAGCACAAAAGGAGGCCCCTGCTGATATGCAATGCAAGGACAAATTCCTCCTTCAAAGTGTAAAAGCCCCTGATGGTGTTACCGCAAAGGATATAACTGCAGAAATG TTCAACAGAGAAGCTGGGAATGTGGTTGAGGAATGCAAGTTGAGAGTGGTTTATGTTTTTTCGCATCAACAAACTTCACCTTCTCAAGAAGGGTCTGAATTAGTGCCTAGAGGCTCTATTTCAGACAATTCTGAGTTTGTTATG GCTGCAAGAACATTTATGGATCAGCTTGACACGCAAGACAAATCTCCTGAG GCAAAAGCTCTTATAACGAAGCTGActgatgaaaaaaataaagcaattCAACAAAATAACAAGCTTCGCCAAGAGCTG gAACTGTTGAAGCGCGAAAGCAGCAAAAGTGGGGGCAATCTGTCTTTCATGTTTGTCGCCTTGATCGGCTTGATTGGGTTAATTATGGGATATATCATGAAGAGGTCGTAA
- the LOC105800278 gene encoding asparagine--tRNA ligase, chloroplastic/mitochondrial, with protein MAATAAAALTPATPLRFKPYSTLRFLSFYSKNPISPRLFPPLPRRPVSFHSTIPRKRCFCSVISAALQSGEMKKTEFPEKKVGEMGNTVGEFRKKLKIADIKGGPDEGLNRVGQTVVVMGWVRTLRVQSSVTFLEVNDGSSLSNMQCVMNSDAEGYDQVESGLIATSASIWVQGTLVASQGSKQKVELKVEKVVVVGKSDPSYPIQKKRVSREFLRTKAHLRPRTNTFGAVARVRNALAYATHKFFQENGFVWISSPIITASDCEGAGEQFCVTTLIPSSREAADSPVDAIPNTKNGLIDWSQDFFGKPAFLTVSGQLNAETYATALSDVYTFGPTFRAENSNTSRHLAEFWMIEPELAFADLDDDMACATAYLQYVVRHVLDNCKEDMEFFNTWIEKGVIDRLNDVAEKDFVQLTYTDAIGLLLKAKKKFEFPVKWGCDLQSEHERYITEEAFKGCPVIIRDYPKEIKAFYMRQNDDGKTVAAMDMLVPRVGELIGGSQREERLDYLENRLDELKLSKESYWWYLDLRRYGSVPHAGFGLGFERLVQFATGIENIRDAIPFPRAPGSAEF; from the exons ATGGCGGCTACCGCTGCTGCTGCTTTAACACCCGCCACTCCTCTCCGATTCAAACCCTACTCTACTCTTCGTTTCCTTTCGTTCTATTCCAAAAACCCAATAAGCCCTCGGCTTTTCCCGCCGCTTCCTCGCCGGCCGGTCTCGTTCCACTCAACCATTCCTCGGAAACGATGCTTCTGCTCCGTTATTTCCGCCGCGCTGCAGTCTGGAGAGATGAAAAAAACGGAATTCCCAGAAAAGAAAGTTGGCGAAATGGGGAATACAGTTGGCGAGTTcaggaaaaagttgaaaattgcTGACATAAAAGGAGGGCCTGATGAAGGTTTGAATCGGGTCGGACAGACTGTGGTGGTTATGGGGTGGGTTCGGACTCTCCGGGTTCAAAGCAGCGTTACATTCCTAGAG GTAAATGATGGTTCTTCGCTTTCAAACATGCAATGTGTTATGAATTCGGATGCTGAAGGTTATGATCAG GTGGAATCTGGCTTGATTGCTACTAGTGCATCTATATGGGTGCAAGGGACTTTGGTGGCTAGCCAAGGATCAAAGCAGAAAGTGGAACTGAAGGTTGAAAAAGTTGTCGTG GTTGGAAAGAGTGATCCTTCCTATCCCATTCAAAAGAAAAGGGTCAGCCGAGAATTTTTGAGAACCAAAGCTCATCTTCGTCCTCGAACAAACACATTTGGTGCA GTTGCACGAGTGAGGAATGCTTTGGCCTATGCAACTCATaaattttttcaagaaaatggtTTTGTATGGATCTCAAGTCCTATCATCACAGCTTCAGATTGTGAAGGAGCTGGTGAACAGTTCTGCGTTACTACTTTG atTCCAAGCTCCAGAGAAGCTGCTGATTCGCCTGTGGATGCCATTCCAAATACAAAGAATGGGTTAATTGATTGGTCACAG GATTTTTTTGGCAAACCTGCATTCTTGACAGTTTCAGGCCAACTTAATGCTGAAACATATGCTACTGCTCTTTCAGAT GTGTATACATTTGGACCCACCTTTCGAGCGGAAAATTCGAACACATCCCGGCACTTGGCTGAATTTTGG ATGATTGAACCAGAGCTGGCTTTTGCTGATCTGGATGATGACATGGCCTGTGCTACTGCATATCTCCAGTATGTA GTGAGGCACGTGCTTGATAATTGCAAGGAAGACATGGAATTTTTCAACACTTGGATCGAGAAAGGGGTCATTGATCGGCTGAAT GATGTGGCTGAGAAAGATTTTGTGCAGCTGACTTATACCGATGCAAttggacttcttctaaaagcaaagaagaaatttgaatttccG GTGAAATGGGGATGTGATTTGCAAAGTGAGCATGAACGTTACATAACTGAAGAAGCATTTAAAGGATGCCCTGTTATAATCAGGGACTACCCAAAG GAGATCAAGGCATTCTATATGCGGCAAAACGATGATGGGAAGACTGTAGCAGCAATGGATATGTTGGTACCTCgg GTTGGTGAGCTCATTGGTGGAAGCCAAAGAGAAGAACGGCTTGATTATCTGGAAAATCGTTTAGATGAGTTGAAGCTTAGTAAGGAGAGCTACTGGTGGTATCTTGATTTGCGTCGATATGGTTCAG TTCCTCATGCGGGTTTCGGACTCGGCTTCGAAAGACTGGTTCAGTTCGCCACCGGAATCGAGAATATAAGAGATGCAATACCTTTCCCAAGAGCACCTGGTTCTGCTGAATTTTAG
- the LOC105800280 gene encoding uncharacterized protein LOC105800280, with protein MEGLIPLVYRRLKKAKTRRQYECLSSGAAKSYDISEFYVQSPSQYMKPNNTSMAEKNIGGQGHRRRMSTGDISGMDGMETGESTTPAVAKLTRFRSHRMFSCVTGC; from the coding sequence ATGGAGGGTCTTATCCCTTTGGTATATCGAAGATTGAAGAAGGCCAAAACTCGTCGACAATACGAGTGTCTTTCCTCCGGCGCAGCTAAAAGCTACGACATTAGTGAGTTTTACGTTCAGAGTCCGAGTCAGTATATGAAACCCAATAATACATCCATGGCTGAGAAGAATATCGGTGGTCAAGGTCACCGCCGGCGTATGTCAACGGGAGATATCTCCGGGATGGATGGAATGGAAACCGGCGAATCTACAACTCCGGCGGTGGCAAAACTCACGAGGTTTAGGAGCCACAGGATGTTTTCATGCGTAACCGGTTGCTAG